The DNA sequence TACTAGCTTCAAATGTGTCAGCTTGACATGTGTACACTGCTTCATCATCTAAGTCTGCATCTTTGATGATCAAAGCAGCCTTGCCATCTTTGACCTTGACAGAATATTTATCAGAGTCAGTGGTGTCAAGTTCAACACCATCTTTAAACCAAGTAGTATCTTTAACATCATCCACTGGTATGGTTGTTGTTAGAGTGACAGTTGGTCTGCCCTCTTCCCTAGGTTTAGCAGGCATCTTTTCCTTATCAGCTGATTCATCATTGGAGTAAAGAAATTACAATAGCCATTAGATGACACAGAGTATGAAGAGATGAGAATATCATGCCAACAGATGGTGCGTCATGTGTGCAAAGTCACCACTGAGTTGAGATATCAAATGTGCAAACAGAAATACAACAGAGACTTAGACAGTTTTGCCAACAATTCAACACAGACCAGTGTTTATTGTGAACTGCAACACTGCCATACACATGATGAAATGACTGTGCTAGTGAAACAAGACAAGGTCCTGCCCAACACTCATGGATGATAGGAAACATAATTTGATTCCATCTGAGGAAAGAGCAGTTTGTGGCTGACAGCTCAAGTACTTTCATTTGATTCCATAACAGCTCACATGAAAGGATATTATAAAACCGTTACTTAAAGGATTTCATAAAAGGAAGAATGAGTCTGTGCAGTGGTTGGGCTGCATTAGGTAAGGATTTCATATGAATATGTCCTCAGTCAGAAATCAGGAATGAAGTGAAATGGAATAGAATGTACAATGATGAAGACAGAAAAGACGTTCAGACATGAGTAAGAAATAAAGTGATCATCTACAGCTTTAATAGacacattttgaccaaactggAGTAAGAGAATCTAGCATGTCCATGCTCTTCatgaatattatgcaaattaatttaaaACATCAGTAATATGTCCAATTTATCCACAATGAAAgcatatttgatgtcaaaatgatGAAAGAAATGATTGTCACCATTCATGCTGAGTGCTTCAAAAAATACTAATGTGACAGACCAGACAAGAGAATACATATCAAGTAAAGATGCGAAGTCATTTGTAGCCGTTGTTATACCTTCAGGAAGTTTGAACTCAGTACTAGCTTCAAATGTGTCAGCTTGACATGTGTACACTGCTTCATCATCCAAGTCTGCATCTTTGATGATCAAAGCAGCCTTGCCATCTTTGACCTTGACAGAATATTTATCAGAGTCACTGGTGTCAAGTTCAACACCATCTTTAAACCAAGTAGTATCTTTAACATCATCTACTGGTATGGTTGTTGTTAGGGTGACAGTTGGTCTGCCCTCTTCCCTAGGTTTAGCAGGCATCTTTCCTTTATCATCTTCTAGTTCATTATTGgagcaaagaaattacaatagcCATTAGCAATCATGCAGAATAAAGATATGGAGTTTTATGGAAACAAATGGCACAGTACCACATAATGTACAGTTGCCACATATAGAAATCACCAAATCATGCCCACATCTCAATGCACACACTGTTCTTCATTGTGCATTGCAAAGTGCATGTGTTGAGATGACTGTGCTTATGAGAACGATGACAGTCCTCTCCGAAATTCATTGTTGATGAAAATCTGCAGGTCATTCCATCAAAGGAAGGTGCAGATTCCTTGACTTGGGGGAAATGGAGTAGCATGATAAAATAGCAGTTGGATTGAATTCGGCAAAGGCTTCTAATGACTGCACTCAGAATGCGCTCAGAAATCATGAATGAAATGAAGTGAAATGTAGTGCTAAAAGCAAAATATGCCTTCACAGTGTGTGCCCTATGGATTCTTGACAAAAGATTGGAATGCAATTCTTTCTACTATTAAACGTGTATGGATGTATGTGGAGATGCACATCATTCAT is a window from the Ptychodera flava strain L36383 chromosome 11, AS_Pfla_20210202, whole genome shotgun sequence genome containing:
- the LOC139143170 gene encoding myosin-binding protein C, fast-type-like, producing the protein MPAKPREEGRPTVTLTTTIPVDDVKDTTWFKDGVELDTSDSDKYSVKVKDGKAALIIKDADLDDEAVYTCQADTFEASTEFKLPEADKEKMPAKPREEGRPTVTLTTTIPVDDVKDTTWFKDGVELDTTDSDKYSVKVKDGKAALIIKDADLDDEAVYTCQADTFEASTEFKLPEDDKEKMPDKPRKEGRPTVTLTTTIPVDDVKDTTWFKDGVELDTSDSDKYSVKVKDGKAALIIKDADLDDEAVYTCQADTFEASTEFKLPEGITDGYK